The Meles meles chromosome 6, mMelMel3.1 paternal haplotype, whole genome shotgun sequence genome has a window encoding:
- the ACIN1 gene encoding apoptotic chromatin condensation inducer in the nucleus isoform X2 translates to MWRRKYPNSTGGTRGVLSGNRGVDYGSGRGQLGTFEGRWRKLPKMPEAVGTDPSTSRKMAELEEVTLDGKPLQALRVTDLKAALEQRGLAKSGQKSALVKRLKGALMLENLQKHSTPHAAFQPNSQIGEEMSQNSFIKQYLEKQQELLRQRLEREAREAAELEEASAESEDEMIHPEGVASLLPPDFQSSLERPELELSRHSPRKSSSISEEKGESDDDKPRKGERRSSRVRQARAAKLSECSQVAEEEEDQETPSRNLRVRADRNLKTEEEEEEEEEEEEEEEEEEEDEGQKSRDAPVLKQFEEAEEGEELPRVKPEEVIDERPQTVRSQEQEGLEREGRVTRSQEEARRSHMARHQQEKEIKTVFPFEEEAKEIKSSQGLKEKSKSPSPPRLTEDLEKAPLVLHPEQNASEEETPPPLLTKEASSPPPTTQLQSEEEIEPMEGPAPPVLTQLSPPNTDAEARELLISQHTVQLVGGLSPLSSPTDTKAESLAEQVPEESVLPLVQKSTLAECSTQKGLETESEKSAQPLPLKIEELAPAKGITEESLKQLSLEQKEGRRASHTPLPSHRLKQSADSSSSRSSSSSSSSRSRSRSPDSSGSQSHSSPRSKQRDVSRARTHTNPHGRSEMGSRSTSESRSRSRSRSRSRSASSNSRKSLSPGVSRDSSTSYTETKDPSSGQEVATPPVPQLQVLEPKERTSTSSSIRARRLSQPEPAEKHVTQRLQPERGSPKKCEAEEAEPPAATQPQTSETQTAHLPESERILHTVEEKEEVTMDTSENRPENEVPEPPVPIADQVSNDDRPEGSAEDEEKKESSLPKSFKRKISVVSTKGVPAGNSDTEGGQPGRKRRWGASTATTQKKPSISITTESLKSLIPDIKPLAGQEAIVDLHADDSRISEDEAERNGDDGTHDKGLKICRTVTQVVPAEGQENGQREEEEEEKEPEAEPPIPPQVSVEVALPPPVEHEVKKVTLGDTLTRRSISQQKSGVSITIDDPVRTAQVPSPPRGKISNIVHISNLVRPFTLGQLKELLGRTGTLVEEAFWIDKIKSHCFVTYSTVEEAVATRTALHGVKWPQSNPKFLCADYAEQDELDYHRGLLVDRPSETKTEEQGVPRPLHPPPPPPAQPPQHPRAEQREQERAVREQWAEREREMERRERTRSEREWDRDKVREGPRSRSRSRDRRRKERAKSKEKKSEKKEKAQEEPPAKLLDDLFRKTKAAPCIYWLPLTDSQIVQKEAERAERAKEREKRRKEQEEEEQKEREKEAERERNRQLEREKRREHSRERDRERERDRERDRGDRDRDRERDRERGRERDRRDTKRHSRSRSRSTPVRDRGGRR, encoded by the exons ATGTGGAGACGGAAATACCCGAACAGTACCGGAGGAACCCGGGGAGTTCTGAGTGGTAATCGAGGGGTTGACTATGGCAGTGGGCGGGGTCAGCTCGGTACGTTCGAAGGGCGTTGGCGGAAATTACCGAAGATGCCCGAAGCCGTCGGGACGGACCCGAGTACCTCACGCAAGATGGCGGAGCTGGAGGAGGTGACTCTGGACGGGAAGCCTCTTCAGGCGCTGCGGGTGACCGACCTGAAGGCCGCACTGGAGCAGCGAGGCCTAGCGAAGAGCGGGCAGAAGAGTGCCCTGGTTAAGCGGCTCAAAGGG GCTCTAATGCTAGAAAATTTACAGAAACACTCAACACCCCATGCTGCATTCCAGCCAAATTCCCAG ATTGGCGAGGAAATGAGCCAGAACAGTTTCATAAAGCAGTATCTGGAAAAGCAGCAGGAGCTACTTAGGCAGCGTCTGGAACGTGAAGCCCGAGAAGCTGCAGAACTTGAAG AAGCTTCAGCTGAGTCGGAGGACGAGATGATCCATCCTGAGGGAGTGGCTTCCCTGCTGCCTCCTGACTTTCAGAGCAGCCTGGAGAGACCAGAGCTGGAGCTCAGCAGACATTCGCCCA GAAAAAGCTCCTCTATTTCTGAAGAGAAAGGTGAATCTGATGATGATAAaccaagaaaaggagaaagacgATCATCCAGGGTCAGACAG GCAAGAGCAGCTAAACTCTCTGAGTGTAGCCAGGTGGCTGAGGAGGAAGAAGATCAAGAAACACCTTCCAGAAATCTGAGGGTCAGAGCAGATAGAAATTTGaaaacagaggaggaagaagaggaggaggaggaagaggaagaagaagaggaagaggaagaggaggatgaaggACAAAAATCTAGGGATGCACCAGTCCTGAAACAATTTGAGGAAGCAGAAGAGGGGGAAGAGTTGCCCAGAGTAAAACCAGAGGAGGTGATAGATGAGAGACCCCAAACTGTCAGATCCCAGGAACAGGAGGggttagagagagaaggaagagtcaCAAGGTCCCAGGAAGAAGCCAGAAGAAGTCATATGGCCAGACAtcagcaggaaaaagaaataaaaacagtttttccttttgaggaagaagcaaaggaaataaaatcttcacaagGCTTGAAGGAAAAATCAAAGTCCCCTTCCCCTCCTCGACTGACTGAAGATCTAGAAAAGGCCCCTCTTGTGCTACATCCAGAGCAAAATGCCAGTGAGGAGGAAACTCCCCCACCTTTACTTACCAAGGAAGCATCTTCTCCACCACCTACTACACAGCTCCAgagtgaagaagaaatagagcCCATGGAAGGCCCAGCTCCCCCTGTCCTCACTCAGCTCTCTCCTCCTAATACAGATGCTGAGGCCAGGGAGCTGTTAATATCTCAGCATACTGTCCAGCTGGTGGGAGGCCTGTCTCCTTTGTCAAGTCCTACAGACACCAAAGCAGAATCTCTAGCAGAGCAAGTGCCAGAGGAGAGTGTCCTGCCTCTAGTTCAGAAAAGCACACTAGCTGAATGCTCAACCCAGAAAGGTCTTGAAACTGAGTCAGAAAAATCTGCTCAACCACTCCCTCTTAAAATCGAGGAATTAGCACCGGCCAAAGGGATCACCGAGGAATCTCTGAAACAGCTGTCTTTAGAACAGAAGGAAGGTAGAAGGGCTTCTCATACCCCTCTCCCAAGCCACAGATTGAAACAGTCAGCTGACTCCTCCTCAAGCCGGTCCTCCTCTTCATCCTCCAGTTCTAGATCAAGATCTCGCTCTCCTGACAGCTCAGGCTCTCAGTCTCACTCATCTCCAAGATCCAAGCAGAGAGATGTATCTCGGGCACGTACTCACACCAACCCTCATGGCAGATCCGAAATGGGCTCCCGATCAACATCAGAGTCCAGGTCACGTTCCCGTTCCCGTTCCCGTTCTCGTTCAGCTTCAAGCAACAGCAGAAAA TCTCTGAGCCCTGGAGTCTCCAGGGACAGCAGCACCAGCTACACTGAAACCAAAGATCCCTCTTCTGGTCAGGAGGTTGCAACTCCACCAGTGCCACAACTGCAGGTTCTTGAGCCAAAGGAGAGGACTTCCACCTCATCCTCTATCCGAGCGAGGCGTTTGAGCCAACCTGAGCCAGCTGAAAAGCATGTGACCCAGAGGTTACAGCCTGAGCGG GGGAGCCCAAAGAAGTGTGAAGCTGAAGAGGCAGAGCCACCAGCTGCCACACAGCCCCAAACCTCAGAGACCCAGACTGCTCACCTACCAGAATCAGAAAGGATTCTTCACACTGT tgaggagaaggaggaagtgaCCATGGACACAAGTGAAAACAGACCTGAAAATGAGGTTCCAGAACCCCCCGTGCCTATTGCAGACCAAGTCAGCAATGATGACCGCCCAGAGGGCAGTGCTGAAgatgaggagaagaaagag AGCTCGCTGCCCAAATCATTCAAGAGGAAGATCTCCGTTGTCT CTACCAAGGGGGTGCCAGCTGGAAACAGTGACACAGAGGGGGGCCAGCCTGGTCGAAAGCGGCGTTGGGGAGCCAGCACAGCCACCACACAGAAGAAACCCTCCATCAGTATCACCACTGAGTCCCTCAAG AGCCTCATCCCCGACATCAAACCCCTGGCGGGGCAGGAGGCTATTGTGGATCTTCATGCTGATGACTCCCGAATCTCTGAGGATGAGGCAGAGCGTAATGGTGATGACGGAACCCATGACAAAGGGCTGAAGATCTGCCGGACTGTCACCCAG GTAGTACCTGCAGAGGGCCAGGAGAAtgggcaaagggaagaagaggaagaagagaaggagccTGAAGCAGAACCCCCTATACCTCCCCAGGTTTCAGTAGAGGTGGCCTTGCCCCCGCCTGTGGAGCATGAAGTAAAAAAAG TGACTTTAGGAGATACTTTAACTCGACGTTCCATTAGCCAGCAAAAGTCTGGAGTTTCCATTACAATTGATGACCCAGTCCGAACTGCTCAggtgccctccccaccccggggCAAGATCAGTAACATCGTCCACATCTCCAATTTG GTGCGCCCCTTCACTTTAGGCCAACTAAAGGAATTGTTGGGCCGGACAGGAACTCTGGTGGAAGAGGCCTTCTGGATTGACAAGATCAAATCTCACTGCTTTGTAACG tATTCAACAGTAGAAGAAGCAGTTGCCACTCGCACAGCTCTACATGGGGTCAAATGGCCCCAGTCCAATCCCAAATTCCTTTGTGCAGACTACGCCGAGCAAGATGAG CTGGATTATCACCGGGGCCTCTTGGTGGACCGTCCCTCTGAAACTAAGACAGAGGAGCAGGGGGTACCACGGCCcctgcaccccccgcccccacccccagcccagccacCACAGCACCCCCGGGCAGAGCAGCGGGAGCAGGAGCGGGCGGTGCGGGAACAGTGGGCAGAGCGGGAACGGGAAATGGAGCGGCGGGAACGAACTCGATCAGAGCGTGAATGGGATCGGGACAAAGTTCGAGAAGGGCCCCGTTCCCGATCACGGTCCCGTGACCGCCGCCGCAAGGAACGTGCGAAGtctaaagaaaagaagagtgaGAAGAAAG AGAAAGCTCAGGAGGAACCGCCTGCCAAGCTGCTGGACGATCTTTTCCGTAAGACTAAGGCAGCTCCCTGCATCTACTGGCTCCCACTGACTGACAGCCAG ATTGTTCAGAAGGAGGCAGAGCGGGCTGAACGGGCCAAGGAACGGGAGAAGCGGCGAAAGGAGCAAGAAGAGGAAGAGCAAAAGGAGCGGGAGAAGGAAGCAGAACGGGAACGGAACCGACAGCTGGAGCGGGAGAAGCGTCGAGAGCACAGccgagagagggacagggagcgagagagggacagggagcgGGACAGGGGTGATCGAGATCGGGATAGGGAGAGGGACCGGGAgcgaggcagggagagggaccGCAGAGATACCAAGCGCCACAGCAGGAGCCGGAGTCGGAGCACACCTGTGCGGGACCGGGGTGGGCGCCGCTAG
- the ACIN1 gene encoding apoptotic chromatin condensation inducer in the nucleus isoform X6, whose translation MSPADRRRSANTIELATTSSLALFLLLLQRDQSSRSRGLPEEKEEVTMDTSENRPENEVPEPPVPIADQVSNDDRPEGSAEDEEKKESSLPKSFKRKISVVSATKGVPAGNSDTEGGQPGRKRRWGASTATTQKKPSISITTESLKSLIPDIKPLAGQEAIVDLHADDSRISEDEAERNGDDGTHDKGLKICRTVTQVVPAEGQENGQREEEEEEKEPEAEPPIPPQVSVEVALPPPVEHEVKKVTLGDTLTRRSISQQKSGVSITIDDPVRTAQVPSPPRGKISNIVHISNLVRPFTLGQLKELLGRTGTLVEEAFWIDKIKSHCFVTYSTVEEAVATRTALHGVKWPQSNPKFLCADYAEQDELDYHRGLLVDRPSETKTEEQGVPRPLHPPPPPPAQPPQHPRAEQREQERAVREQWAEREREMERRERTRSEREWDRDKVREGPRSRSRSRDRRRKERAKSKEKKSEKKEKAQEEPPAKLLDDLFRKTKAAPCIYWLPLTDSQIVQKEAERAERAKEREKRRKEQEEEEQKEREKEAERERNRQLEREKRREHSRERDRERERDRERDRGDRDRDRERDRERGRERDRRDTKRHSRSRSRSTPVRDRGGRR comes from the exons ATGTCTCCGGCTGATCGCCGCCGCTCCGCCAATACAATAGAGCTAGCCACTACCAGCAGCCtggccctcttcctcctccttctccagagAGACCAATCCAGCCGAAGTCGGGGTTTGCC tgaggagaaggaggaagtgaCCATGGACACAAGTGAAAACAGACCTGAAAATGAGGTTCCAGAACCCCCCGTGCCTATTGCAGACCAAGTCAGCAATGATGACCGCCCAGAGGGCAGTGCTGAAgatgaggagaagaaagag AGCTCGCTGCCCAAATCATTCAAGAGGAAGATCTCCGTTGTCT CAGCTACCAAGGGGGTGCCAGCTGGAAACAGTGACACAGAGGGGGGCCAGCCTGGTCGAAAGCGGCGTTGGGGAGCCAGCACAGCCACCACACAGAAGAAACCCTCCATCAGTATCACCACTGAGTCCCTCAAG AGCCTCATCCCCGACATCAAACCCCTGGCGGGGCAGGAGGCTATTGTGGATCTTCATGCTGATGACTCCCGAATCTCTGAGGATGAGGCAGAGCGTAATGGTGATGACGGAACCCATGACAAAGGGCTGAAGATCTGCCGGACTGTCACCCAG GTAGTACCTGCAGAGGGCCAGGAGAAtgggcaaagggaagaagaggaagaagagaaggagccTGAAGCAGAACCCCCTATACCTCCCCAGGTTTCAGTAGAGGTGGCCTTGCCCCCGCCTGTGGAGCATGAAGTAAAAAAAG TGACTTTAGGAGATACTTTAACTCGACGTTCCATTAGCCAGCAAAAGTCTGGAGTTTCCATTACAATTGATGACCCAGTCCGAACTGCTCAggtgccctccccaccccggggCAAGATCAGTAACATCGTCCACATCTCCAATTTG GTGCGCCCCTTCACTTTAGGCCAACTAAAGGAATTGTTGGGCCGGACAGGAACTCTGGTGGAAGAGGCCTTCTGGATTGACAAGATCAAATCTCACTGCTTTGTAACG tATTCAACAGTAGAAGAAGCAGTTGCCACTCGCACAGCTCTACATGGGGTCAAATGGCCCCAGTCCAATCCCAAATTCCTTTGTGCAGACTACGCCGAGCAAGATGAG CTGGATTATCACCGGGGCCTCTTGGTGGACCGTCCCTCTGAAACTAAGACAGAGGAGCAGGGGGTACCACGGCCcctgcaccccccgcccccacccccagcccagccacCACAGCACCCCCGGGCAGAGCAGCGGGAGCAGGAGCGGGCGGTGCGGGAACAGTGGGCAGAGCGGGAACGGGAAATGGAGCGGCGGGAACGAACTCGATCAGAGCGTGAATGGGATCGGGACAAAGTTCGAGAAGGGCCCCGTTCCCGATCACGGTCCCGTGACCGCCGCCGCAAGGAACGTGCGAAGtctaaagaaaagaagagtgaGAAGAAAG AGAAAGCTCAGGAGGAACCGCCTGCCAAGCTGCTGGACGATCTTTTCCGTAAGACTAAGGCAGCTCCCTGCATCTACTGGCTCCCACTGACTGACAGCCAG ATTGTTCAGAAGGAGGCAGAGCGGGCTGAACGGGCCAAGGAACGGGAGAAGCGGCGAAAGGAGCAAGAAGAGGAAGAGCAAAAGGAGCGGGAGAAGGAAGCAGAACGGGAACGGAACCGACAGCTGGAGCGGGAGAAGCGTCGAGAGCACAGccgagagagggacagggagcgagagagggacagggagcgGGACAGGGGTGATCGAGATCGGGATAGGGAGAGGGACCGGGAgcgaggcagggagagggaccGCAGAGATACCAAGCGCCACAGCAGGAGCCGGAGTCGGAGCACACCTGTGCGGGACCGGGGTGGGCGCCGCTAG
- the ACIN1 gene encoding apoptotic chromatin condensation inducer in the nucleus isoform X7: protein MLSESKEGEEKEEVTMDTSENRPENEVPEPPVPIADQVSNDDRPEGSAEDEEKKESSLPKSFKRKISVVSATKGVPAGNSDTEGGQPGRKRRWGASTATTQKKPSISITTESLKSLIPDIKPLAGQEAIVDLHADDSRISEDEAERNGDDGTHDKGLKICRTVTQVVPAEGQENGQREEEEEEKEPEAEPPIPPQVSVEVALPPPVEHEVKKVTLGDTLTRRSISQQKSGVSITIDDPVRTAQVPSPPRGKISNIVHISNLVRPFTLGQLKELLGRTGTLVEEAFWIDKIKSHCFVTYSTVEEAVATRTALHGVKWPQSNPKFLCADYAEQDELDYHRGLLVDRPSETKTEEQGVPRPLHPPPPPPAQPPQHPRAEQREQERAVREQWAEREREMERRERTRSEREWDRDKVREGPRSRSRSRDRRRKERAKSKEKKSEKKEKAQEEPPAKLLDDLFRKTKAAPCIYWLPLTDSQIVQKEAERAERAKEREKRRKEQEEEEQKEREKEAERERNRQLEREKRREHSRERDRERERDRERDRGDRDRDRERDRERGRERDRRDTKRHSRSRSRSTPVRDRGGRR from the exons atgttatcAGAAAGCAAAGAAGG tgaggagaaggaggaagtgaCCATGGACACAAGTGAAAACAGACCTGAAAATGAGGTTCCAGAACCCCCCGTGCCTATTGCAGACCAAGTCAGCAATGATGACCGCCCAGAGGGCAGTGCTGAAgatgaggagaagaaagag AGCTCGCTGCCCAAATCATTCAAGAGGAAGATCTCCGTTGTCT CAGCTACCAAGGGGGTGCCAGCTGGAAACAGTGACACAGAGGGGGGCCAGCCTGGTCGAAAGCGGCGTTGGGGAGCCAGCACAGCCACCACACAGAAGAAACCCTCCATCAGTATCACCACTGAGTCCCTCAAG AGCCTCATCCCCGACATCAAACCCCTGGCGGGGCAGGAGGCTATTGTGGATCTTCATGCTGATGACTCCCGAATCTCTGAGGATGAGGCAGAGCGTAATGGTGATGACGGAACCCATGACAAAGGGCTGAAGATCTGCCGGACTGTCACCCAG GTAGTACCTGCAGAGGGCCAGGAGAAtgggcaaagggaagaagaggaagaagagaaggagccTGAAGCAGAACCCCCTATACCTCCCCAGGTTTCAGTAGAGGTGGCCTTGCCCCCGCCTGTGGAGCATGAAGTAAAAAAAG TGACTTTAGGAGATACTTTAACTCGACGTTCCATTAGCCAGCAAAAGTCTGGAGTTTCCATTACAATTGATGACCCAGTCCGAACTGCTCAggtgccctccccaccccggggCAAGATCAGTAACATCGTCCACATCTCCAATTTG GTGCGCCCCTTCACTTTAGGCCAACTAAAGGAATTGTTGGGCCGGACAGGAACTCTGGTGGAAGAGGCCTTCTGGATTGACAAGATCAAATCTCACTGCTTTGTAACG tATTCAACAGTAGAAGAAGCAGTTGCCACTCGCACAGCTCTACATGGGGTCAAATGGCCCCAGTCCAATCCCAAATTCCTTTGTGCAGACTACGCCGAGCAAGATGAG CTGGATTATCACCGGGGCCTCTTGGTGGACCGTCCCTCTGAAACTAAGACAGAGGAGCAGGGGGTACCACGGCCcctgcaccccccgcccccacccccagcccagccacCACAGCACCCCCGGGCAGAGCAGCGGGAGCAGGAGCGGGCGGTGCGGGAACAGTGGGCAGAGCGGGAACGGGAAATGGAGCGGCGGGAACGAACTCGATCAGAGCGTGAATGGGATCGGGACAAAGTTCGAGAAGGGCCCCGTTCCCGATCACGGTCCCGTGACCGCCGCCGCAAGGAACGTGCGAAGtctaaagaaaagaagagtgaGAAGAAAG AGAAAGCTCAGGAGGAACCGCCTGCCAAGCTGCTGGACGATCTTTTCCGTAAGACTAAGGCAGCTCCCTGCATCTACTGGCTCCCACTGACTGACAGCCAG ATTGTTCAGAAGGAGGCAGAGCGGGCTGAACGGGCCAAGGAACGGGAGAAGCGGCGAAAGGAGCAAGAAGAGGAAGAGCAAAAGGAGCGGGAGAAGGAAGCAGAACGGGAACGGAACCGACAGCTGGAGCGGGAGAAGCGTCGAGAGCACAGccgagagagggacagggagcgagagagggacagggagcgGGACAGGGGTGATCGAGATCGGGATAGGGAGAGGGACCGGGAgcgaggcagggagagggaccGCAGAGATACCAAGCGCCACAGCAGGAGCCGGAGTCGGAGCACACCTGTGCGGGACCGGGGTGGGCGCCGCTAG